Proteins from a genomic interval of Lolium perenne isolate Kyuss_39 chromosome 1, Kyuss_2.0, whole genome shotgun sequence:
- the LOC127323341 gene encoding uncharacterized protein translates to MMGMAILGTTGMVAMDIYNDHGGNGRHHNGHKSHSHHNSGRGNSHNHGGNNGRNNNSFARKDLSLVECFKCHKKGHYSNECPEKKEENAKPNPFQKGHVNHVNVEEVYEEPDAVIDCPECNDCDCNDCLNNTQGYSEDE, encoded by the exons ATGATGGGAATGGCAATTCTGGGTACCACAGGCATGGTAGCAATGGACATATATAACGACCATGGAGGAAATGGCCGCCACCATAATGGCCACAAGAGTCACAGCCACCACAACTCTGGGAGAGGGAATAGCCACAACCATGGAGGCAACAATGGCAGGAACAATAATAGCTTCGCCAGGAAAGATCTGAGCCTGGTGGAGTGCTTCAAGTGCCACAAGAAGGGGCACTATTCAAATGAGTGcccggagaagaaggaggaaaaTGCAAAGCCAAACCCATTCCAGAAGGGACATGTTAACCATGTCAATGTGGAGGAAGTTTATGAGGAACCAGACGCCGTTATTG ATTGCCCGGAGTGCAACGATTGCGACTGCAACGATTGTCTGAACAACACCCAAG GTTACTCTGAGGACGAGTAA